A window of Vigna unguiculata cultivar IT97K-499-35 chromosome 4, ASM411807v1, whole genome shotgun sequence contains these coding sequences:
- the LOC114181598 gene encoding protein DETOXIFICATION 49-like, producing MCHPTLDVNCKCCTTSSSSDYQISIKDSQHNHPTMLINPLISKLQNNTTTTTPPPQPQPIKVVTQTTKSHVPDTVKEVISISKIAIPMILTGLLLYCRSMISMLFLGHLGELALAGGSLAVGFANITGYSILSGLAVGMEPICGQAFGAKRFTLLGLCLQRTILLLLFTSLPISLLWLHMKKILLLCGQDEAIATQAQSYLVYSIPDLIAQSFLHPMRIYLRSQSITLPLTLCASLSILLHIPINYFLVSHLGLGIKGVALGGVWTNFNLVASLILYVVFSGTYKKTWGGFSFECFTQWGSLLNLAIPSCVSVCLEWWWYEIMILLCGLLVNPRATVASMGILIQTTSLLYIFPSSLSFSVSTRVGNKLGAQKPSKARLSAIVGLSCSFVSGVLALIFAFMVRNTWATMFTKDKEIITLTSMVLPIIGLCELGNCPQTTGCGVLRGTARPKVGANINLGCFYLVGMPVSVWLAFFTGYDFQGLWLGLLAAQGSCAVTMLVILCRTDWEFEAQRAKKLTGMGGASGVGDDHDREVDPEKPLKFESKEDSLALLADSDENEQ from the coding sequence ATGTGTCATCCAACTCTTGACGTCAACTGCAAATGCTGcaccacttcatcttcttctgatTACCAAATTTCAATCAAGGACTCACAACACAACCACCCCACAATGCTCATCAACCCTTTAATCTCTAAACTCCAaaacaacacaacaacaacaacaccaccACCTCAACCTCAACCGATAAAGGTTGTAACACAAACAACAAAGTCTCATGTCCCTGACACCGTCAAAGAAGTGATTTCCATATCCAAAATAGCCATCCCTATGATCCTCACCGGCCTCCTCCTCTACTGCCGCTCCATGATCTCCATGCTCTTCCTCGGCCACCTCGGAGAGCTTGCTCTGGCTGGTGGCTCGCTTGCTGTTGGCTTCGCCAACATCACTGGCTACTCGATCCTGTCCGGTCTCGCTGTCGGAATGGAACCAATCTGTGGCCAAGCTTTCGGTGCCAAGAGGTTCACCCTACTTGGGCTCTGCTTGCAGAGAACCATTCTCCTTCTCCTCTTCACTTCCCTCCCCATATCACTCCTCTGGCTCCACATGaagaaaattcttctcctttgTGGCCAGGACGAGGCCATAGCCACACAGGCTCAATCGTATCTCGTCTACTCCATTCCTGACCTCATAGCACAGTCTTTCTTGCATCCTATGAGAATCTACCTCAGGAGTCAATCCATTACCCTCCCTCTCACCCTCTGTGCCTCCCTCTCAATCCTCCTTCACATACCCATCAACTACTTCCTCGTCTCACACCTCGGGCTGGGAATCAAAGGGGTCGCTCTTGGTGGGGTGTGGACAAATTTCAACCTTGTGGCCTCTCTGATTCTCTATGTAGTCTTCTCCGGCACTTATAAGAAAACATGGGGTGGTTTCTCTTTTGAGTGCTTCACACAGTGGGGGTCTCTTCTCAATTTGGCTATTCCAAGCTGTGTTTCAGTGTGCTTGGAGTGGTGGTGGTACGAGATCATGATTCTGTTATGTGGGTTGCTGGTGAACCCCAGAGCAACCGTGGCTTCGATGGGAATTCTCATCCAAACCACTTCTTTGCTTTACATTTTCCCTTCTTCATTGAGCTTCAGTGTGTCAACAAGAGTTGGCAACAAGCTCGGCGCACAGAAGCCCTCAAAGGCGAGGCTTTCCGCCATTGTGGGGTTGTCATGCAGCTTCGTGTCAGGTGTTCTGGCATTGATTTTTGCTTTCATGGTCAGGAACACTTGGGCTACCATGTTCACAAAGGACAAAGAGATTATAACTCTGACATCTATGGTGTTACCCATAATAGGGCTCTGCGAGCTTGGGAATTGCCCTCAGACAACAGGGTGTGGGGTGCTGAGAGGCACTGCAAGGCCTAAAGTTGGTGCCAACATCAACCTAGGATGTTTCTACCTTGTCGGAATGCCTGTGTCCGTTTGGCTAGCTTTCTTCACTGGCTATGACTTTCAAGGGCTCTGGCTTGGCCTTCTTGCAGCACAAGGGTCTTGTGCAGTGACCATGTTGGTGATTCTGTGCAGAACTGATTGGGAGTTTGAGGCCCAGAGAGCCAAGAAACTCACGGGAATGGGTGGAGCTTCTGGTGTTGGTGATGATCACGACCGTGAGGTTGATCCGGAGAAGCCACTCAAATTTGAAAGCAAGGAAGATTCTTTGGCATTATTAGCTGACTCAGATGAAAATGAACAGTGA